CATATCACATAAGAATGTAATCATTTACGGagctttaaatcatcaaaacaccattcggtggaataactcattaaaaaccATTCATTGACTCATACAAGTGAGAATTGACCTTTCGTAAGTGGaatacatcatttcatcatttttttatttcataagactctttttaatcatagacatttgctttcataaatatttattttggagtcaaagctttcaattcaaacttcaatGAAACATAGTGAAACTAAGTGAGTTCTATTCAATCAACTTAAAACCACTCAAATCCATAAtaacatgcatgagagtaacGTATGCATCAATTAAAACCCATAGAATTCACCATTTGAAATTTAATTGCTAGCTTTAGAAAATACTtgaactccatgggtggaagaactcatgaatgagatccacataccttgggaaaTAAATCCCAATGCAAATTTGAAAATGAAGGCTTGAAGATCTTGGAataaaaccctagctttcttggtgaagaagaagaccttgagaggtTGGGGTTTTGAGTCATATAATGTGAGTGAGAATAAATGTGTGGAAAGGCTTATGGTCATTTAGATAAGTGAATTCAACCCTCAAAATGACCCCACTTTGTGTTAAAACAcagaaaaagatcaaaatatccTTTTTAAAAATTGGCCGAATTGGGCCTCATGGAGGAccatcacggtccgtggtgtGGTATCTCGTGGTAAATCACTTGGAGAAGGAAATCTTGGGGTTTGCAGGAAAGTCTCTAACTTCCTCTACGGATAACTTCATGGTTCGTGGCCGTGGTGCAATAGGACCTGCAGAAGTGACCACCGCGAAACAGATCCGTGAAGCGATTCACGACCCATGGTGGTCGTTTGTGGTGCCTGCCTTGAAAAGTTTTCTGAGGCCTTAgaggaggggtcaccacggagggcactaCGACCCGTGatgctcaccatggtccgtggtccCTCGTCGTGTCCCTTTCCTACAGGATTGTGTTTCAGAATCTCTACCACGGTGGCTTGCCATGAGCCGTGGTGCGGACCACGACCCGTGATGGCCCCTCGTGGTCATTACCTGGTGCCAGTTTTCTGTATTTTTTaggatttcatcatttgttccttgttttaggactttccaaatttctggggtcttacaaataTCAAAAACAAGAATTGAAGTAATACAACTAGTACAATGACAATGACAAACACCAATCATCCTTTCTTATCACCTCTCTCAAATACTTTTTCGACCTATCACTGTCTCTCCTCATAGCTTGTAAAACCAACCCCTCACACTTCCTCAATGACGCATCTACACATCTAATCTTCACATGTCTACTttatctcagtctcgcttccctcGTCGTATCCACCATGAACGCCACTCTTATCTTATTACAAACATCCTTTTTCTAATCTTGTTGCTCATAGTATAACCACATATCCTCATCTTTGCAATATGCATCTTCTGAATACAGAGTTTTTAATTATCATGCACTATTTATAGGGTTCAATGAATCACTAATTTAACATTTTAACTTTGAATCACTTTGAAGACACATATCGTCCAAATCCGTAATCACTGCTGACATGCAAAACAAAGCGTATGATGTTTTTTAATTATCTTCCTCCACTTCAAATCATTTTTAACTTGTATATACATGCATAATCACGTCACAATTATCTTTTTACTCTCGTATAGGTCTCACACATCAAGACTAATTGAATCAATTATATGTTGGAGGATACAGCAAATGAATGAATCCACAATCTATTAGAATACTGAAATTTTCTCCATTGTGTATGATTATTAATTCAGGTAAAATTAGCTATAGTATACATGTAATATTCAAAAGACAACTAATCATAAAAATAAGAGTTAATTACATTTTATTcctatttttttccaaattacaaAATCTCTTAAATTTGGTATAATCTGAGAAGTGGAGAGAGTAGGGAGTTTACATCACTTTTCATGATGTATCCGAGAAGTGGAGAGAGTAGAGgcttttgtaatttttttcatcataggaaattttgataatttttccattttttataCCATTAGATAACCCGATGCACCAAAAGGTCCGGATCCGGATATTTGAGATTCTGGGTCCAGTCAGGATGTGTTTGTAACGCAATGTGGAAATTTACCGTTTTAATGAAGCTTCAATCCTCGTGATAGAATAAGAACCAATGAGAGAGCGAGTACAAGTCCTCGCGGATCGAGTCAGAAAGTAACTCCAGATCGCGACCGTTCATTTTACAACAAGAAAACACAAAAAGAGCTACTATCAACCGTCGAACCGTACTTTCAAAAAACACACACGGTAAAAGAAATCCTAACTGACCCCGGCTTTCACACGTTCTATAAATAGCATCCAACATTATTCACCTCAAACCACGTCTTCTCAAAAACCGAAAAGCTTTTCTTCCAGAAAATTTCAAGCTTTGCAGAAGCCTTCAACTTCAAGTAAATTTAAGGTTCGagttcttttttctcttctttatcTTCAATTGTGTTCTGATTATTTGAATTTCAACTAGTTCTGCGTAATTGGATCTCCAATTATGATGAAATTGTTTTCATTGTGTATCTGTTGAGTTTGAAACTTGATCAAACTCTAGAATATAGGAACCCTAGGTTTTGGAGATGTGTTGCCGTTgagatttaatttttaatacttaaatcCATGAATTTCTTGAGATTGACCGAAGATTGTTGTTTGCATAAAATCAGATGGCTCGTACGAAGCAAACTGCCCGTAAATCAACTGGAGGGAAGGCTCCAAGGAAGCAGCTCGCCACCAAGGCGGCTAGAAAATCTGCCCCAACAACTGGAGGAGTCAAGAAGCCTCACAGATACAGGCCTGGAACTGTTGCTCTTCGTGAAATCCGTAAGTACCAGAAGAGTACTGAGCTTTTGATCAGGAAATTGCCATTCCAGAGGCTTGTTCGTGAAATTGCGCAAGATTTCAAGACTGATTTGCGTTTCCAGAGTCATGCTGTATTGGCCTTGCAGGAGGCAGCTGAGGCATACCTTGTTGGTTTGTTTGAAGATACAAATCTGTGCGCCATTCATGCCAAGCGTGTCACAATCATGCCAAAGGATATCCAACTTGCCCGAAGGATTAGGGGAGAAAGGGCTTAGAATGCCCTGCTTTGTCGTTGCTTAGATTGCTAAAAGCCTCTTTTGCAATTTGTGTTTTCTTTCCTTTGTTCTTTAGGATATTCATATTGATACATAAATAGATATGAATGGTTGTGGATTACTGGGCATTTGATATATAGTCGATTTTATTGATGTTtctcttctcaaaatttgagtGTTCCATCCTGTTTATGTTTAACAGCAAGCTGCTTGAACCCTAAAGCAATTCTTGGTGAAATTATGTTTTTGGAAGTAAATTAGATGTCTCTTGAATTTTTCAATTCCGCCGTCGTCGAAGCTCTAGGGTTTTGGCAAATTGGGCCTAATTTTTGGTGTCATCGTTTATTGGATACCCCCAAAACTCTTCTCGACGACATTTCTATTGACTCCTTCAAATTAACGTTTTAACGTTACTTTTCTGTCAAATATAACCCCGAATTATTGATAAAGCCAATCCCTTTTGTCTTAACTGTCAAAATTTATCATGTTCTCAAACGTTAACTCTGTAAAACTTAAACGAATGATAAAAGTTAGAGACTAATTTATTAGTTCTTTCGATAACACAACGAATTTGAAAAGTTAAAAACATTTTTCACTAAAAATTTAACATTTAGTTAATTTGTACTcggttttattttaaaattgaaataaaatcatttatTGAGGAagacaattaatttttttgttattaataaCTATAAGTGAATATCTTATCTACttaaaattatacataattatttcataatacaaATTTTGTAAAATATACTATAGTaattaaatcaaaaaattacaattgaattttttctttaaatataacCAAATAAATAGATTAGTCTATGCAATGGAtgtttttcaaaagaaaaaacagtgtaattttgaaaattagatgtttattaaaaataattgatgatGTGACATTTATAACTATACCATGAA
This region of Solanum dulcamara chromosome 9, daSolDulc1.2, whole genome shotgun sequence genomic DNA includes:
- the LOC129902592 gene encoding histone H3.3; this encodes MARTKQTARKSTGGKAPRKQLATKAARKSAPTTGGVKKPHRYRPGTVALREIRKYQKSTELLIRKLPFQRLVREIAQDFKTDLRFQSHAVLALQEAAEAYLVGLFEDTNLCAIHAKRVTIMPKDIQLARRIRGERA